One Olsenella sp. oral taxon 807 DNA segment encodes these proteins:
- a CDS encoding DUF3592 domain-containing protein has product MRIKAIQLTPLQEGGLIFLITGTILLIVALFACVQWSANFSSGATVTAEIEQIRRERSATIDDEYHYVAYVRYTYEGVTYDHIPLYNFSSSMREGDSVELLINPANPRRVDTSWWGMPFIFALAIIMCSFSIVRGLLFIVHARPQRK; this is encoded by the coding sequence ATGAGAATCAAAGCCATCCAACTCACCCCGCTTCAGGAGGGAGGGCTCATCTTCCTCATCACGGGGACCATCCTTCTTATAGTCGCACTTTTTGCATGTGTCCAGTGGTCAGCTAACTTCTCTTCAGGCGCCACGGTGACAGCCGAGATCGAGCAGATACGGAGAGAGAGGAGTGCGACCATCGACGACGAGTATCATTATGTGGCCTACGTGCGCTACACCTACGAGGGCGTGACGTACGACCACATACCCCTGTACAACTTCTCCTCGTCCATGCGGGAGGGAGATTCCGTCGAGCTGCTGATAAATCCCGCTAACCCACGAAGGGTCGACACGAGCTGGTGGGGCATGCCCTTCATCTTCGCCCTCGCCATAATCATGTGCTCCTTCTCCATCGTGCGTGGCCTCCTCTTCATTGTACATGCCAGGCCCCAACGGAAATGA
- a CDS encoding DUF3592 domain-containing protein, which produces MRVEAIQLTPLQEGLIFLITGTILLIAALFACIQSSVEFSSGATVTAEIEQIRRETTGDGEDHHVVYVRYTYEGVTYDHIPLYSYSASMREGDSIELLINPANPRRVDTTWGMPFLFALFMIICSFFIVRGLLFIVHARPQRK; this is translated from the coding sequence ATGAGAGTCGAAGCCATCCAACTCACCCCGCTTCAGGAGGGACTCATCTTCCTCATCACGGGGACCATCCTTCTTATAGCCGCACTTTTTGCATGTATCCAGAGTTCAGTGGAATTCTCTTCAGGCGCCACGGTGACAGCCGAGATTGAGCAGATACGGAGAGAGACGACCGGCGACGGCGAGGATCATCATGTGGTCTACGTGCGCTACACCTACGAGGGCGTGACGTACGACCACATACCCCTGTACAGCTACTCCGCGTCCATGCGGGAGGGAGATTCCATTGAGCTACTGATAAATCCCGCTAACCCACGAAGGGTCGACACGACCTGGGGCATGCCCTTCCTCTTCGCCCTCTTCATGATCATTTGCTCCTTCTTTATCGTGCGTGGCCTCCTCTTCATTGTACATGCCAGGCCCCAACGGAAATGA
- a CDS encoding replication-associated recombination protein A has protein sequence MDTLFLDIERSRRKANAPLAARVRPHTLDGYVGQAQAVGEGSWLRRAIEHDTLFSLILYGPAGTGKTTLAHIIANTTHATFVEVSAITGTVKDLRREVDAAKSRLLMQGRRTILFVDEIHRFNRSQQDALLHAVEDRTVILIGATTENPYFEVNSALISRSRIIELTPLDDVSLRELLYRALADEDGLKGAFTIKDEALDEIITLAGGDARAALTSLELASQMAAPEGDMDLASPEHPVSIELDHVREANPRRGLAYDKAADMHYDIISAFIKSMRGSDPDAALYWLARMIDAGEDPKFIARRILILASEDIGNADPQALLIASAAFRAAEVIGYPECRINLAQAAIYMALAPKSNAAEAGIDAALLEVREGPRREVPSHLRDRHRPGSEAYGSYLYPHDYPAGWVEQRYLPEGLERGSLYHPGPRGWEAWRIDASARDRSESPSGELSASQDDDGMHKR, from the coding sequence ATGGACACGTTATTCTTGGACATCGAGCGAAGCAGACGCAAGGCGAACGCGCCTCTGGCCGCTCGCGTGAGGCCGCATACCCTGGATGGCTACGTGGGCCAGGCGCAGGCCGTGGGAGAGGGCTCGTGGCTGCGTCGCGCAATCGAGCACGATACGCTCTTTTCGCTGATCCTGTACGGTCCTGCCGGTACGGGCAAGACGACGCTTGCCCACATCATCGCCAACACGACCCACGCAACGTTCGTGGAGGTGTCAGCCATCACGGGTACGGTCAAGGACCTCCGCCGCGAGGTGGATGCGGCGAAGAGCCGTCTGCTCATGCAGGGTCGGCGTACCATCCTCTTCGTGGACGAGATCCATCGCTTCAACCGCTCCCAACAGGACGCGCTTCTGCATGCCGTCGAGGACCGCACCGTTATCCTTATCGGCGCCACGACCGAGAACCCCTATTTTGAGGTTAACTCCGCCCTCATCAGCCGCTCGCGCATCATCGAGCTTACGCCTCTGGACGACGTCTCCCTGCGTGAGCTCCTGTATCGTGCGCTCGCAGATGAGGATGGCCTGAAGGGTGCTTTCACGATCAAAGACGAGGCCTTGGACGAAATCATCACGCTCGCGGGCGGCGACGCCCGCGCTGCCCTCACCTCGCTCGAGCTGGCGAGCCAGATGGCTGCCCCAGAGGGTGACATGGACCTCGCCTCACCAGAGCATCCCGTCTCGATCGAACTCGATCATGTGCGCGAGGCAAACCCACGCCGCGGCCTTGCCTATGACAAGGCCGCAGACATGCACTACGATATCATCTCGGCGTTCATCAAGTCCATGCGGGGCAGCGATCCCGACGCGGCGCTCTACTGGCTCGCCCGCATGATCGATGCGGGTGAGGACCCCAAGTTCATCGCTAGGCGCATCCTCATCCTCGCCTCGGAGGACATCGGCAACGCCGACCCCCAGGCCCTGCTCATCGCGTCGGCAGCCTTTAGGGCGGCGGAGGTCATAGGTTACCCGGAGTGCCGCATCAACCTGGCGCAGGCCGCGATCTACATGGCGCTTGCGCCTAAGTCGAATGCCGCCGAGGCGGGCATCGATGCGGCCCTTTTGGAGGTGCGAGAGGGTCCTCGTCGGGAGGTGCCCAGCCACCTGCGCGATCGGCATCGCCCTGGCTCAGAGGCCTATGGCAGCTACCTCTATCCCCACGACTACCCTGCCGGATGGGTGGAGCAGCGCTATCTGCCCGAGGGGCTTGAGCGCGGCTCGCTCTATCATCCGGGTCCGCGTGGTTGGGAGGCATGGCGCATCGATGCGAGTGCTCGCGACCGTTCGGAGTCGCCCTCAGGTGAGCTCTCTGCCTCGCAGGATGACGATGGCATGCACAAGAGGTGA
- a CDS encoding SigB/SigF/SigG family RNA polymerase sigma factor, with the protein MPRVDERTEPIPASRRRLSRRVPKGKLAWDKDRTRELFRRYKEEGDDDAREQLVMSHLNLVRFLASKFKSRGEPLDDLIQVGTIGLIKAVDRFDPTRGLEFTTFATPTILGEIRRHFRDKGWSVRVPRRLQELSSKVNQTKEELTKGLQREPSVEEVATALNTTVDEVLEAMESSSAYSSVPLEGGPSGEDDAPSVIDRYVSEDEELALSDDRLAIEEAIRDFSPREQEIICMRFIEGLTQVEIAKKLGISQVQVSRLLRRTLRKLQEKIDPEGRGM; encoded by the coding sequence ATGCCTAGGGTAGACGAGAGGACAGAGCCGATCCCGGCGTCGCGGCGTCGGCTCTCGCGACGGGTCCCCAAAGGCAAGCTCGCGTGGGATAAGGACAGGACCCGCGAACTCTTCCGTCGCTATAAGGAGGAGGGTGATGATGACGCGCGCGAGCAGCTCGTGATGAGCCACCTCAACCTCGTGCGCTTTCTCGCCTCCAAGTTCAAGAGCAGGGGAGAGCCCCTCGATGACCTCATCCAGGTGGGTACCATTGGGCTCATCAAGGCGGTGGATCGCTTCGACCCGACGCGTGGGCTTGAGTTTACGACCTTCGCGACGCCCACCATCCTCGGCGAGATACGTCGCCACTTTCGCGACAAGGGCTGGTCGGTTCGCGTCCCACGGCGCTTGCAGGAGCTTTCGAGTAAGGTTAACCAGACCAAGGAGGAACTCACAAAAGGGCTGCAGCGGGAACCCTCTGTCGAGGAGGTGGCGACTGCGCTCAACACCACGGTAGACGAGGTGCTCGAGGCCATGGAGTCGTCGAGTGCCTATAGCTCGGTGCCGCTTGAAGGCGGTCCGTCCGGTGAGGACGATGCGCCGTCGGTTATCGATCGCTACGTCTCGGAGGACGAAGAGCTGGCTCTGTCGGATGACCGCTTGGCTATAGAGGAGGCCATTCGCGACTTCTCCCCCCGCGAGCAGGAGATCATCTGCATGCGTTTTATCGAGGGGCTCACGCAGGTCGAGATCGCAAAGAAGCTTGGTATCTCGCAGGTGCAGGTTTCGCGGCTGCTGCGGAGGACCTTGAGGAAGCTCCAGGAGAAGATAGACCCGGAGGGAAGGGGCATGTAG
- a CDS encoding DUF948 domain-containing protein encodes MQVDPMSILLLVLIAAGIWVLVELALTARRTRSSVIQLTRSANETFEQTQPVISKLDGVLDDLQPSAKRVDPLLTRANVLMDEVTIGLDKVNDILGDVSEVSGTAAGVSLAVGHVANNAASSVNGVIDRIKSKAAPEASRIRGTAEGVPALGEASGQAKSQASKTAKDSGYITYGETSAGEGTATANHASGEDTAE; translated from the coding sequence ATGCAAGTCGATCCTATGAGCATCCTGTTACTCGTTCTGATCGCTGCGGGAATCTGGGTGCTCGTTGAGCTCGCCCTCACTGCCCGCAGGACTCGCAGCTCTGTAATCCAACTTACGCGCTCTGCGAACGAGACGTTCGAGCAGACGCAACCCGTTATCTCTAAGCTTGACGGGGTGCTGGATGATCTGCAGCCCTCTGCCAAGCGTGTGGATCCCCTTCTCACGCGCGCCAATGTCCTGATGGATGAGGTGACGATTGGCCTCGACAAGGTAAATGACATACTGGGAGACGTCTCTGAGGTGTCGGGTACCGCCGCAGGCGTCAGTCTTGCCGTGGGGCACGTTGCCAACAACGCGGCCTCAAGCGTGAACGGGGTCATCGATCGCATTAAGAGCAAGGCTGCCCCCGAGGCGTCTCGCATAAGAGGGACAGCCGAGGGGGTTCCTGCGCTGGGCGAGGCGTCTGGTCAGGCAAAGTCGCAGGCGTCCAAGACAGCCAAGGACTCGGGCTACATCACCTATGGTGAGACTTCCGCAGGCGAAGGCACAGCTACCGCAAACCATGCTAGCGGCGAGGACACAGCAGAGTAA